TGATTCCCATTTAATTCAAAAATAGTCGTTTGGTCCATTTACTAGCTCCCTTTCAGCTCATTTGAATTGTTCGGCAGTTTAAAGCAGCTTCTCATATTCCTCTGGGGGAATAAGATCTGTATCGGGTGGTAGATATCCAAGTTTTCTTCCCATTGATACAGCCTGTCCTTTATGATGAAATTCATGGGTCATCGTATGGGTGATCAGCCACAGGACTGTTAATTCTTCATCTTCTCCCTGCCAGGATACCCGCCCCTTCAACTTGCGGTTGTATTCTCTTCCAAACTCCTCTAAAAAACGGGCTGCCAATTGATCAACCTGTTGAAATAACTCTCTTACTTCTTTTACATCGGATGCCTCTCTTGAATTGATAAGCACGTTCTCTTCCTTGAAAGCAAACCTGCCAAGCCATGATTCATAGCACTCTGCCACATGGACGTGAAGATTACGAATTGACCCCCAGCCAAACCCCTCCAGCTCTTTGCAATAATCTTCGTTTTTTAACGTTTCACAATACCGGAAAAACAACTCCCTGGTCATTTTAACTAATTCGTACTGCTGTTTGATAACGTCCATCATTTTCAACTCCGATCGAAAGGGTGATATGGTTGTTCTTCGACTTTCTTTTAGATTTTCCTTCTTTCTTAAAGCACTTAATGGAT
This Halobacillus salinarum DNA region includes the following protein-coding sequences:
- a CDS encoding DinB family protein, coding for MSQPLFYNLIIQNQHVKGLADACLLFLRHPLSALRKKENLKESRRTTISPFRSELKMMDVIKQQYELVKMTRELFFRYCETLKNEDYCKELEGFGWGSIRNLHVHVAECYESWLGRFAFKEENVLINSREASDVKEVRELFQQVDQLAARFLEEFGREYNRKLKGRVSWQGEDEELTVLWLITHTMTHEFHHKGQAVSMGRKLGYLPPDTDLIPPEEYEKLL